A DNA window from Brassica napus cultivar Da-Ae chromosome C1, Da-Ae, whole genome shotgun sequence contains the following coding sequences:
- the LOC106362899 gene encoding probable xyloglucan endotransglucosylase/hydrolase protein 11 isoform X1, with protein sequence MRNTQRKRDMKMRGSDQKNILIVMMVVTVAATVRGEDGFVTWGDNYYTTWGHPALVINETSDSELQLTLDHKSGSGFESYKIYGSGSFNIRIKAPQTKSTKVTTSFYLRSKSSRNDGLCFQIFGNGPAYLLNTIIFVYGEGDKYQRFRLWFDPTKDYHSYRFLWNPYQVVFYVDDTAIRVYKKNPDIYYPSVQTMFMHGSVENGTMVDLKEMSYCLFVKPFKLNFRHCQSDTSKFKAELTNICSLQQKSKLAFILNTLSESLYISLIN encoded by the exons ATGAGAAATACGCAAAGAAAGAGAGATATGAAGATGAGAGGATCTGATCAGAAGAATATACTGATTGTTATGATGGTTGTAACAGTTGCAGCGACGGTTCGAGGTGAAGACGGGTTCGTGACATGGGGCGATAACTACTACACAACATGGGGACATCCAGCTTTGGTTATTAATGAAACCTCTGACTCTGAGCTCCAGCTCACCCTCGATCATAAATCTG GGTCCGGGTTTGAGTCCTACAAGATATACGGATCAGGATCTTTCAACATCAGAATCAAGGCACCCCAAACCAAGTCTACGAAAGTGACTACTTCCTTCTAC CTAAGATCCAAATCAAGCCGTAATGACGGGCTCTGTTTCCAGATTTTTGGAAACGGGCCAGCGTATTTGCTGAAtacaattatatttgtataCGGTGAAGGAGATAAATATCAGAGGTTTCGTCTTTGGTTCGATCCAACCAAAGATTATCATTCCTATAGGTTTCTTTGGAACCCATATCAAGTTGT GTTCTATGTAGATGATACAGCGATCCGGGTGTACAAGAAGAATCCAGACATTTACTACCCATCGGTGCAGACGATGTTCATGCATGGCAGTGTGGAAAACGGAACAATGGTTGACCTTAAGGAGATGTCTTACTGTTTATTTGTAAAgccttttaaattaaatttcagGCATTGTCAATCAGACACATCCAAATTCAAGGCAGAGTTGACTAATATCTGTTCTCTTCAACAAAAAAGTAAACTAGCATTCATCTTGAATACTCTGAGCGAAAGTCTGTATATTTCCTTGATTAATTGA
- the LOC106362899 gene encoding probable xyloglucan endotransglucosylase/hydrolase protein 11 isoform X2 — MRNTQRKRDMKMRGSDQKNILIVMMVVTVAATVRGEDGFVTWGDNYYTTWGHPALVINETSDSELQLTLDHKSGSGFESYKIYGSGSFNIRIKAPQTKSTKVTTSFYLRSKSSRNDGLCFQIFGNGPAYLLNTIIFVYGEGDKYQRFRLWFDPTKDYHSYRFLWNPYQVVVIFFKISGSM, encoded by the exons ATGAGAAATACGCAAAGAAAGAGAGATATGAAGATGAGAGGATCTGATCAGAAGAATATACTGATTGTTATGATGGTTGTAACAGTTGCAGCGACGGTTCGAGGTGAAGACGGGTTCGTGACATGGGGCGATAACTACTACACAACATGGGGACATCCAGCTTTGGTTATTAATGAAACCTCTGACTCTGAGCTCCAGCTCACCCTCGATCATAAATCTG GGTCCGGGTTTGAGTCCTACAAGATATACGGATCAGGATCTTTCAACATCAGAATCAAGGCACCCCAAACCAAGTCTACGAAAGTGACTACTTCCTTCTAC CTAAGATCCAAATCAAGCCGTAATGACGGGCTCTGTTTCCAGATTTTTGGAAACGGGCCAGCGTATTTGCTGAAtacaattatatttgtataCGGTGAAGGAGATAAATATCAGAGGTTTCGTCTTTGGTTCGATCCAACCAAAGATTATCATTCCTATAGGTTTCTTTGGAACCCATATCAAGTTGT tgttattttcttcaaaatttcagGTTCTATGTAG